tttatttaaataatacaaaaataaaataaaaggttttaacaaaaagactttgctcacagagccaaaacaaaacagttaaacaaaacaaatctcgatcacaaaataacaaaacccaggtcaggctgggcgatcgccttcactgaacctatacgttttaaattcacttttatttctctctcgctccttgctcgctctcattcctcctctgaacacccacttCAAAACTCCCACCcagagcgcagagagctgcaggcttttatgcaggtgaccatctaccgattagcaacaattacacaactaattaagccccatccacaattaaAGACCTCAAGCAGAAGATGGCCATCTCCTTATTAATTaatgaattgtttaatttattgccAATggagagatggtcacctgcataaaagcctgcagctatctgGAATTAGGGTgggagtacagaggagagtagagtgagaggagaaaggaaaTCAAAAGTAAAATCAACCATTCTAGGAACAGTATAatataatttgttcatttagcagacgcctttatccaaggcgacttacagtgactagggtgtgtgaactatgcatcagctgcagagtcacttacaactacgtctcacccgaaagacggagcacaaagaggttaagtgacttgctcagggtcacacaatgagtcagtggctgaggtgggatttgaaccggggatctcctggttacaagcccttttctttaaccactggaccacacagcctccttaacagtgacagcaactgcccagcctgtccTAGTAtcatattgtattttgtgtttgtgacttgttttttatcttttttattttgttctgtgagcagtgtgtgtttttttttgttaaagcctgttattttatttgtgttatttttgtttaaataaacagtgcACGCTGCGACCcttgccctgcagtacttgcttcattgttttcttcctgcatctggcctgccaccaccacacagccatccctgtcacatcTGCATAGATGCTAATGAACTGCAGAGGATCTGTCCAAACGCATTACTCATGTCCTGCAGCCATCTTCTTGTGTGTCCTAAAGCTCATTGACAGAGGAAACTCAGCATGACACAAACTTGTGGTTTATTGATAAATCAACTGAAACACAACCGAGACCTGCACAAGCCAATGTACAGAGGAAGAAGCTCATCTGATAAAGAAAACCATAGTTAAGAGAGAGGGGGTTTGATTGGAACAATATGAAGTTAATAAGTAAAGTTCAGGAGGCAGACACCAATCTTCACATCTccaatttaaataattacatttccacATGAGCAATTCCACATGAGCAATTCAAGCCTGTAGCACTATAAATACTCTGCTCACTTACCCTTGGTCTTTGTTTTGACTCATTCGTAATCATAACCCGCCACCTTCCCCATCTCCACCTCTTTAAATTTAGGGTTATCTATTGGGAGGTGTCTCTGCCTCGTCCTTATGGCCAACCAGCGAGTCCtcaaccaagttaggtttgatgccaaatgaatgtatAACAATGTCATTCTGTGTATTGTTGCCTCAGTTCATCGCATACTGTATTTTCTTAACTTCCTTACTGTATTTCACAGTTGCAGTTGTTTACCAATTCCTCACCTcctcagtgatttttttttttttggtttacacgTATTGAATAGAAAAGGGGGAAGTAAAGTTGGTGCGTGACGGTAATCATACTTTATCTAAAGTCTCAGCAACTGTGATGGTTTTAACTACATCAGAAATAGCAACTGTGCTCATTTCTGCAAAGCTGCATGCAAAGTGCTTGAAGAAAATGTCTGGCTTTTCTGCAGTAGTGCTTCTTCAAGTTAAAGTGAATTATAAGAAGCAGTTTAGCAGAGTTGTGAAGTGCAATTTAAAAATGAGGAGAGTGGGGAGAGACAGGAAATGAGAGGAGGGGAGACAAATAATACTGCATAATATAGCAGATAGTTAGTGGCAGTACATTAATTATTAAGCTACTCTACCCTTATATTTAACTAATTTACAGGATTTCTAACAATTAAAAGAAAGCATTATCTGTACATAAAGTAAAGTAAATGACATATTAATAGtttacaagatacagtacagtagagttctgacaaacaaaacaaatgggtgccagaacactgtaaataagaagTATTGCCATCATGCAGCCAAGATAGCACCTATTCCAAAAGACATGACTGCAAGGTGTGTGGAAGGGTGTAGATTGTTATTCTTAAGGTTGAAAATCCTTCAGGGATCGCGTGGGTTAAATCTGTAACCAAGTCTACTCTGTCACTCTAGAGACTGAATATGTGCAGTCATGTACTCGGATGCACCAGCCAACTGAGCATCTCATATCAAAGTGCAGCAGATGAGCTGTCTTGCACATCTGAAACTAACATGTATTTTTTTGCTCACTGCTCTCACATGTTTGCTAGATGGGTGATTTTGTGTTCAACTCCTCTCATTATATTGCTTTCATCAATATTCCAAAAAATGTGTCTCCATCTCTGGattttgtggtccagtggttaaagaaaagggcttgtaagcaggaggtccccagttcaaatcccacctcagccactgactcattgtgtgactctgagtaagtcacttaacctccttgtgctccgtctttcgggtgagacgtaattctaagtgactctgcagctgatgcatagttcacacaccctagtctctgtaagtcgccttggataaaggcgtctgctaaatgaacaaataataataatactataactTAGTCATTAGGGTGAGTAATTATTACAATGATTTTGATTACATACCTTTATTGACAGTCACTTTCACTTCAGTGTATTCGTCGAATTTAATCTTTCTATCAATTCGACAGTAATATATCCCGGCATCTTCTAGTGTCAGCTCTGTGATGGTCACGGTGAAGACTCTCGCTGAGCGGTTATCATACAGAGAGAATCTCCCCTCAGTAACGAGGGTCTCAGGCTCGCCACTTCTGATTACATCACTGCATGATGGCCAGGAATCACGACACAGGTACTTTCCATTCTCGTTATATTCATGTTGATATGGGCATTCAATCTTTACATTTTCACCTTCAATCCCATGAAATATTTCAGTTGCCTTCACAGAACCTAAAACTGGTATTAAGAGTCAACAAATGAGATCCTAATACAAATATTGAAATTCATGTGAGAACAGAATTAGTAACATGTTTAAATTAATATAACAGCCAAACTATAGAAAAACCCTCGGGTCTTCTAAACCAGTGCTTCTCAACTCCAGTCCTGGGGACACGCTGTGTCTACTAGTTTGTGTTTCAGCCGAGCCCTCAAACTGAGCAGGACTCCCTACCTGATGCAGGAAATCATCATGAGTGCAGTGTGGAGCATTACAGAAgacatctatcacagtaaagcactataaactcacactgacgcTCACGCGTtgatctatcacagtaaagcactataaactcacactgacactcacgcgttcatctatcacagtaaagcactataaacacacactgacactcacgcgttcatatatcacagtaaagcactataaacagACAccgacactcacgcgttcatctatcacagtaaagcactataaactcacactgacactcacgcgttcatctatcacagtaaagcactataaactcacactgacactcacgcgttcatctatcacagtaaagcactataaactcacactgacactcacgcgttcatctatcacagtaaagcactataaactaacactgacactcacgcgttcatatatcacagtaaagcactataaacacacactgacactcacgcgttcatatatcacagtaaagcactataaacacacactgacactcacgcgttcatctatcacagtaaagcactataaactcacactgacactcacgcgttcatctatcacagtaaagcactataaactaacactgacactcacgcgttcatctatcacagtaaagcactataaactcacaccgacactcacgcgttcatctatcacagtaaagcactataaacttacaccgacactcacgcgttcatctatcacagtaaagcactataaactcacactgacactcacgcgttcatctatcacagtaaagcactataaactcacactgacactcacgcgttcatctatcacagtaaagcactataaactcacactgacactcacgcgttcatctatcacagtaaagcactataaactcacactgacactcacgcgttcatctatcacagtaaagcactataaacccacactgacactcacgcgttcatctatcacagtaaagcactataaactcacactgacactcacgcgttcatctatcacagtaaagcactataaacccacactgacactcacgcgttcatctatcacagtaaagcactataaactcacactgaccctcacgcgttcatctatcacagtaaagcactataaactcac
This DNA window, taken from Acipenser ruthenus chromosome 35, fAciRut3.2 maternal haplotype, whole genome shotgun sequence, encodes the following:
- the LOC131705324 gene encoding CMRF35-like molecule 8, which translates into the protein MKAIVEVTICLITVLGSVKATEIFHGIEGENVKIECPYQHEYNENGKYLCRDSWPSCSDVIRSGEPETLVTEGRFSLYDNRSARVFTVTITELTLEDAGIYYCRIDRKIKFDEYTEVKVTVNKAPKTPPTTTRATCASTTPSTTTVKGNTDNGQTRDCTSSSPAGWCLRESKGPA